The proteins below are encoded in one region of Coffea arabica cultivar ET-39 chromosome 4c, Coffea Arabica ET-39 HiFi, whole genome shotgun sequence:
- the LOC113740430 gene encoding ABC transporter C family member 13-like isoform X1, with protein sequence MVLLLRSLRQGYAVVFHRWLFSCSQIAVWVTVLLFSTRGYWFVFCNQVLSLWWIVKPFLLIPHLQTVFSSQGAFRCLRESSLALLDIMFGILINIMRIKWASYRGRSNSMEEPLLPCKIDVKEGHPKFPGLMCNFWHLITFKTIDTLMACGVERQLDSNDLLNLPDNLNPSSCHQILQQCWEAQQRKNSSHPSLLKAICCAYGWPYFHLGFLKVINDCLGFVGPVLLNKLIRFLQQGSDHYHGYIFAISLGLASILKSFLDTQYTFHLSKLKLKLRSSIMTIIYHKCLHVRLAERSKFSEGEIQTFMSVDADRTVNLCNSFHDIWSLPLQIGIALYLLYVQVKFAFLSGIAITILLIPVNKWIAQLIAKATRSMMEQKDERIRRTAELFTYIRTLKMYSWELIFASWLMKTRALEVKYLSTRKYLDAWCVFFWATTPTLFSLFTFGLYTLMGHQLDAATVFTCLALFNNLISPLNSFPWVINGLIDAFISSRRLSKYLSSSECELGMEKKGYPSGNPENMAVIICDACSTWSSSDEKDLSLILDNVTLQIPKGYLVAVIGEVGSGKSSVLNLILGEMRLVIGSIHLNGSTTYVPQIPWILSGTIRDNILFGRNYNSTRYSDVLHACTLDVDISLMIGGDMACIGEKGINLSGGQRARLALARALYCASDIYMLDDVLSAVDAHVACSILHNAILGPLMNLQTRILCTHNIQAIYAADMVVEMDKGRVKWVGTPSDLKVSSYLAFPSIDNCSISSEVQVGERSSISVEAEGGVEVDNSYNLEGVQGTIDAETRKEGRVELLVYKNYAEFAGWFITILTCLSALLMQFSRNGNDLWLSYWVDTTGSSQKDYSTTFYLGMLCMFCLVNSTLTLVRAFSFAFGGIHAAIQMHDRLLNKLINASISFFDQTPSGRILNRFSSDLYTIDDSLPFIFNILLANFVGLLGIAIILSYVQVIFLLVLLPFWYIYSKLQFYYRSTSRELRRLDSVSRSPIYASFTETLDGASTIRAFSSEDFFFLRFIEHITVYQRTSYSEVTASLWLSLRLQLLAAFIVSFVAVMSVVGSQRLLPITLGTPGLVGLALSYAAPIVSLLGSFLTSFTETEKEMVSVERVLQYMDIPQEVVRDEQLYLNWPSQGEIQFQNVTLRYMPSLPPALRGVSFIITGGTQVGVIGRTGAGKSSILNALFRLNPISGGCILVDGINIAEISLRDLRSHLAVVPQSPFLFEGSLRDNLDPLHISDDRMIWNILEKCHVKQEVEAGGGLDMHVKESGISFSVGQRQLLCLARALLKSSQVLCLDECTANIDTQTSAKLQNAIASECRGLTVITIAHRISTVMNMDNILILDQGILVEQGNPNSLLNDDLSRFSSFAKASKM encoded by the exons ATGGTTTTGCTTCTGAGAAGTCTCCGACAGGGTTATGCTGTTGTGTTTCACAGATGGCTCTTTAGTTGTTCCCAGATTGCAGTCTGG GTTACAGTTTTACTTTTTTCAACACGTGGCTACTGGTTCGTCTTCTGCAACCAAGTCTTGAGTCTTTGGTGGATTGTTAAACCATTTCTCTTGATTCCTCATCTGCAAACAGTTTTCTCTTCACAAGGG GCTTTCAGATGTCTTAGGGAGAGCTCTCTTGCTTTACTGGATATCATGTTTGGGATCTTGATTAACATCATGAGGATAAAATGGGCATCTTACAGAGGCAG GAGTAATTCCATGGAAGAACCACTTCTTCCTTGCAAGATTGATGTCAAAGAAGGTCACCCAAAATTCCCA GGACTTATGTGCAACTTTTGGCACCTTATAACTTTCAAAACCATTGACACTTTAATGGCATGTGGTGTAGAGAGACAGCTTGACTCAAATGATTTGCTCAATTTGCCAGACAATTTGAATCCTTCTTCTTGCCATCAAATATTACAGCAATGCTGGGAAGCTCAACAAAGAAAAAATTCTTCTCACCCTTCTTTACTCAAAGCAATTTGTTGTGCATATGGGTGGCCATACTTTCATCTAGGTTTTCTAAAG GTGATTAATGATTGTCTAGGTTTTGTGGGACCCGTGCTTCTCAATAAGTTGATTCGATTTCTTCAGCAAG GTTCTGACCACTATCATGGCTACATTTTTGCTATATCCTTGGGCCTAGCCTCTATTTTGAA ATCCTTCCTTGATACACAATATACTTTTCATCTTTCCAAACTCAAGCTGAAGCTGCGCTCTAGCATTATGACTATTATTTACCATAAG TGTCTTCATGTTAGACTTGCAGAGAGGTCAAAATTTTCTGAAGGGGAGATTCAAACATTCATGTCTGTTGATGCTGATAGAACTGTCAACCTTTGCAACAGTTTCCATGATATATGGAG CTTGCCGCTGCAAATTGGAATAGCTCTATATCTACTCTACGTACAAGTCAAGTTTGCATTTCTTTCTGGAATAGCAATAACCATTCTGCTAATACCGG TCAATAAATGGATTGCTCAACTAATTGCAAAGGCTACAAGAAGCATGATGGAACAGAAGGATGAAAG AATTAGGAGGACGGCTGAACTCTTCACATACATTCGGACTTTGAAAATGTACAGCTGGGAGCTTATATTTGCTAGCTGGTTGATGAAGACAAGAGCATTGGAAGTGAAATACTTATCA ACCAGGAAATACTTGGACGCGTGGTGTGTATTTTTTTGGGCAACTACACCAACCCTTTTCTCTTTGTTCACCTTTGGACTTTACACTTTGATGGGACATCAGCTTGATGCGGCAACG GTTTTCACTTGCCTTGCattatttaacaatttaatcTCCCCACTAAACTCATTTCCTTGGGTCATTAATGGGCTAATTGAT GCTTTTATATCTTCTCGGAGGTTGAGCAAATATTTGTCCAGTTCTGAGTGTGAACTTGGGATGGAGAAGAAAGGATATCCTTCAGGAAATCCTGAAAACATGGCTGTCATCATTTGTGATGCATGTTCAACATGGTCAAGCAGTGATGAAAAAGATTTGAGTTTGATTTTGGACAATGTTACTCTTCAAATACCAAAAGGTTACCTGGTTGCTGTTATTGGAGAG GTTGGATCAGGTAAATCATCCGtgctaaatttgattttaggagAAATGAGACTTGTTATTGGATCAATACATCTGAATGGATCCACAACTTATGTACCGCAG ATACCTTGGATTCTCTCTGGAACCATCCGTGataatattttgtttgggaGGAATTACAACTCAACAAG GTACTCAGATGTATTACACGCTTGTACACTTGATGTTGATATCTCCTTGATGATTGGAGGTGATATGGCCTGTATCGGAGAGAAAGGAATTAACCTGTCAGGTGGCCAGAGAGCACGTCTTGCACTTGCCAG GGCTCTCTATTGTGCCTCTGATATATACATGCTTGATGATGTTCTGAGTGCAGTAGATGCTCATGTTGCCTGCTCAATTTTGCATAATGCCATTCTTGGCCCTCTTATGAACCTGCAGACACGCATTCTATGCACACATAACATTCAG GCAATATATGCTGCTGATATGGtggttgaaatggacaagggaAGAGTGAAGTGGGTGGGAACTCCATCTGACTTAAAGGTTTCTTCCTATTTGGCATTTCCCTCTATAGACAACTGTAGTATTTCCTCCGAAGTTCAAGTAGGGGAAAGGTCATCTATCTCTGTAGAAGCCGAAGGAGGAGTAGAGGTGGACAATTCCTACAATTTGGAAGGAGTTCAAGGGACTATTGATGCTGAGACGAGGAAAGAAGGGAGAGTTGAACTTCTTGTATACAA AAATTATGCAGAATTTGCTGGTTGGTTCATTACGATATTAACATGCTTGTCGGCCCTTTTGATGCAATTTTCTCGTAATGGAAATGACTTGTGGCTATCATATTGGGTTGATACAACTGGAAGCAGTCAGAAAGACTACTCGACAACATTTTATCTG GGTATGCTCTGCATGTTCTGTTTGGTGAATTCTACACTAACTCTGGTGAGGgcattttcatttgcatttgGTGGCATACATGCTGCCATCCAGATGCATGATCGCTTGTTGAATAAGCTTATCAATGCAAGTATTAGCTTCTTTGATCAGACACCTAGTGGGAGAATACTTAACAG ATTTTCTTCGGATCTTTATACTATTGATGATTCTCTCCCATTTATTTTCAACATTCTCCTGGCCAATTTTGTTGGCCTGTTGGGAATTGCTATAATCTTGTCATATGTGCAG GTCATCTTTTTGCTAGTATTGTTGCCTTTCTGGTACATATACAGCAAATTACAG TTCTACTACAGGTCAACATCACGTGAGCTGCGAAGGCTGGATAGTGTTTCTCGCTCACCAATTTACGCATCATTCACGGAGACACTGGATGGAGCATCAACTATTAGGGCATTCAGCTCTGAG GACTTTTTCTTCCTCAGATTCATTGAGCATATAACAGTATATCAAAGAACTTCTTACTCTGAGGTGACAGCAAGTTTGTGGCTTTCCCTGCGCCTTCAG TTGTTGGCAGCTTTTATTGTCTCATTTGTTGCTGTGATGTCTGTTGTTGGATCTCAGAGACTTCTCCCCATCACTTTAGGCACTCCAGGGCTG GTTGGCTTGGCTCTCTCATATGCAGCTCCGATCGTATCTTTACTCGGAAGCTTTTTGACAAGTTTCACGGAAACAGAGAAGGAGATGGTTTCTGTGGAGAGGGTTCTTCAG TATATGGACATTCCTCAAGAAGTAGTTAGAGACGAACAATTGTATCTGAATTGGCCATCTCAAGGGGAGATCCAGTTCCAGAATGTGACACTCCGATATATGCCTTCTCTGCCTCCTGCATTACGTGGTGTGTCTTTTATTATTACAGGCGGAACTCAG GTTGGAGTCATTGGAAGAACAGGTGCGGGAAAATCAAGCATTTTGAATGCCCTATTTCGCTTAAATCCAATCAGTGGAGGTTGTATTTTAGTGGATGGAATTAATATAGCTGAGATTTCCCTAAGAGACCTTCGTTCTCATTTGGCTGTCGTTCCCCAGAGTCCATTCTTATTTGAAGGATCATTAAG GGACAATCTAGACCCATTGCACATAAGCGATGATAGAATGATTTGGAACATCCTGGAGAAATGTCACGTAAAGCAAGAAGTAGAAGCAGGGGGAGGGCTGGACATGCATGTAAAGGAGTCCGGAATATCATTCTCTGTGGGGCAACGGCAGCTCCTTTGCCTTGCACGTGCACTTCTCAAATCTTCTCAG GTGTTATGTTTGGATGAGTGCACTGCCAATATAGACACTCAAACATCTGCAAAACTACAGAACGCTATAGCTAGTGAGTGCCGAGGATTAACAGTAATTACGATTGCACATCGTATCTCAACAGTTATGAACATGGACAATATCCTGATTTTAGATCAAGGAATCCTG GTTGAGCAAGGGAATCCAAATAGTCTTCTAAATGATGACTTATCCAGATTCTCAAGTTTTGCAAAAGCATCGAAAATGTGA